CCCTATTTTATATCATATCTCATAACTTAAAATGCaagtttacatttatatatcctAAACATTACAAATCTTGCTTTGGACCTCCCTCAAAAACACAATGAATGGTTGCACATTTTGTTACATTACTAGATGAAGAAATGATCATTTTAGGTAGTCGAAAAAAATACTATGTAACACTTACGTTTCTCTGAATCCAGCTTGAGGGCCAAGACTGTTATCAAGCCCACTGAGACGGCCGTCATTAACAAGAACAGAACCATGAGCGAGATCTCCAGACCGTTGAGACGACAGCACACGGTCTTACGAGCCATCGTGCTTCACTGGAGACACACACGAACagatacacaacatataaacaCAGGTAAACTACAGCTGCAAAGATGGTAAGAAAACAAGATAGAACCAAAGAACATTCAGAGCACTCAGTTGTTGTTACATGCAACTCAATCAATGTTTTTGCTTGGGCTAATGTATTTTCTTTTCCATATTATaacataaacatgtttagaTATTGATGTTTGTCATTCTGCAGGAAGTTAAAAGTAATCAGAATACAAAGCAACAATGCATGCTTTTATATAATACTGCACAGAGGAAGGTTGTAAGATTCTAAGATGCCATTATATTATcgctaataaaaaaattaaaaaaactattcTTACAATTTGTACGTACCCGTGTTGCTCTTAAAGGAAACTGAGTGAATGGTCGATTTCAAGTAGAGAAATCAGCTGAATCAAGTAAGAACAAGTGCACACTTATAATGCATACTGCACAAGGACAAAGGTAATAAATACACTGTACAGTTTTATAGCCTGCATTCATTTAACCAAACTCTCAGATTAGATTAGACTAGTTGCATAACACTTAAGATAGTAAAGACCTTATGAAGATGTTTGTTTTGACCATGAAGGTAGCATTTAGTTGATGataaataatcaataatatagttataataaataaatatagctgcaagcagcctTACAATTTGTTGATGTGGTATACGAGAACCGTTTGATCAATCAAAAGGTTTTGAATCACTTTCTGTCACTATAGTGTCTATatattcatttcattcaaatcTGTTTCATATTCGTTTTCTTAATGTTGTTTAATCTTATGTTGGATGATGTTTTTGCCTTCACGAGCAGATACATTAAGTCTTATTCTCAAGGTTCTATATAACGTCATGTGTGAATTTATACTGTCTATGTTGGTATAATAATACCTGTTGAATCTGTGTCTAGTAAGAcgaagttatttatttttcacaaataTTTTCTAATATAAATTCAACATCACATAGTAATTGAGTTTtagtgttttaaaatgaaatattacacAGAATGAAATTTCAGCGGTTTTACAAAATATGTCATGTGAATattttgcaaggcactgtatatatacagccgcagaaaaaataaaaaaatcaagaaacCAGTTTCATTTAAATCAGCATTTCAAGACGTATTGTGTCCATTTCAGTCGTTTCATAatgtttgaacttttcctaaatacatgtagaaatattactgttgtatttcttaaagtgaatctgaactttgcagcatttgaggtctaaaaaaaatacagagcatattttctgttattttcacctgtttctacagttttcattttctgcaaatgaatgcaaaaagaaaaaattgaattttgggagaaatattgttagtagttcaaagaatgaaacaaaaatgatcgttttacctaaaaacataactatgaaaatggtctcttaattttttccacagctgtatatacagtatattcagcaTCAGTTACAATTTGGATACACGCTTCCCACATATTAAGAATAAACGGACATCCACTTCATCATAACTATAAGAAATGACAAGAAAGTTATCTTATATTTAAGCTTCTTCAAAGTACAGTAATTGCTGGACAACTTGGATCTTAAAACAGGTCATCAGATAGTGTATAGTTGATTTTCTGGTCTTTTTTTTCCAGGCACATTTGACCAATTCCTAACCACATCAATCGTAATAATTACGATTAATTGTGTATATAATCAATTTTTAAGTGATATATAATAGCtagcaaattaaaaaaaaaaattacgttTAGGTGTATCTTTTTTGACTCATTATACCTGTAGAAGAAATAGTACCTACTAATTctaaatataaagcgtttttcaCTTCAAACCTTTGCTAACTATTATATATCACTTATAAATGATTATGTACATGattaattgtaattattaaGACTGATGTGGTTAGGAATTGGTCAAATGTGCCAGGTAAAAAATATGTTCAGAAAATCAATGTACCTAATAATTATGCACGCACTGTATACATGataagcattgcaaataaaaaaggtcaattgtaaagaaacaaagtcatgttGTGCtaatatttgacatttattttgtggGTCAACGGAGGAACAGGCccaactacatcatggttagcAGCTTGTTGTATTAAGTAGTCAACGGACAGATAATAAGTTCTGGCCTGAAGAGAATCACAAGACACTCTCAGTCTCAGCACACACAAAACTCAGTCATgtgtcaaaacataaataaatacactgaAAACACTTCATTGCGGGAGAAATGGTTAAGGACATGTGGATTAGCTTTGTTGATGGAACAGAACTGGCTCTTTACATTCGCTGATGAAGAGACACTTCTGATTCAAGCATATGAAGATGCCGACACCACAAGCGTGCGGTCCGAAACACTGACACCACGAATACACGATAACAGCTGAACACTGTTCAAACTGATCATTAAGGCACTTGAGGAACATCGGATTATTCAAACAAAATACATCATCTGTACGTCTcgatataaaaaaatgatacaaatgaTAGAAACCTCCTGCGACAGCACGTATTGTCTGGTAGAAAAATGTAACCTTCAACTTGGATAAACAAAAATATCTTTGTGCATATAAACGGGGCAGAAGATTATTAGATTAAACATAATCAAGTTATTCAGAAAACTCTTGGCATTTTTGGCTCGGTTGTGTTGTGAACACCCATTTGTTAGTGCTGTTGTGCAATTCATCATTTGAGCTACGAGCAATACCCAAAAACACAACCAGAGAGACGACAATGACTTGACCGTGTCTGGTTTGGCCTGGAGGAGTCTTGTCAACCGTTATCATAAAGCCAAAACTGTTCTCGTCCCCATAAACGCTAACATGTAGATCCAAGGTCTGAAAATCAGTCCCATGCGGACGCTTGGGACACCATCTCCTGGTAGTGGAGAGCATCTTCCAAACGCTGGCATGATCGCGGTCAGTCCGAGTCTATTCGCGTGTACTTCACGTGTCCCCACTGCAGCGACCTCCAGGAGAAGGGCTTCACAAAGCTGCGAGGAACGACGCCGGGAACGTTCTCCTCCAGGTACCGGAAAAATCGGTACCACCACACTCGGGTAAAAAAGTTGGTCTGGGCCGTCTCTTTGAGCGCCTGAAAGGATATGGAGGTCGTGATTTAAAACACATCTCACATCGGTTGAGCTCTGGATGAAACTTCTTGTAGAAGAAGCGACCAGACGTACCTGCTGGTTGGCCATTGTGTGATACCACCAGAAGAGGCGGGTGGCGATGAAGTAGGCCACAACCACATCGATGGTGTAGTGATCATGAGCGAGCAAAATGCAAAACACTCCCACCGCACACAGAGCCCAGCAGCCCCAGTGGTACCACCAAAACCTTCTGGGAGAATCTGGGAGACGGCAGAAAAAAAAGAGGTGTCATGTAAAGTAGCACACGAAGTAGGGTTAATGGCCAAAAtgatatttgtacaatatttaatGACCTCAAGTTCAATTAAaccattaaatatatatatttatatgttacaaAATGAAGTGAACTGTTGTTTTTCCTTACAGTCTTCTCAAATTGTTTGACTCGGTGCACCATTtctacatgtttttttacattgttgtGACAATGTCATTGTATGGTGTAGCATTAAGATGTGTTTTCACTCCCAGACGTGTTAAACTGAAGGTGGCATCTACATGCATTGGTGTTGAAATGATCCCATAAAAACGTGATGGTGAAGCATGTGTTTGTCCACTAGAGGTCAGCAGCGGGACTCACTCACACTCTTTCATGAAGAGATAGGTCAGTGTCAGCATGACCGTGTGACCGCTGTACAGGTAATCTCCACACAGGTTATGAGAGCCGGTGATGGTCAAACCCCCTCCTGCGATCATCTTCATCACCCGTCGCATCTGAGACTCCCAGTCGCCATGCACCTGCcggaacaaacacaaacataaaccacCTGACGTTCTCCTTCAATTTCTCCTTGAACACATTGAATTTCAAGCCTGTAGCGCGGGTCTGAGTCACATGACATGCAGAAACAATGTGGACTGAAGTCCAAACTTAAGATAATCAGTGAATAATGGTTTAGTGAATATGGGTTAAGCTCTAGAATTTAGTTTATATGGACATTGTATTAAGTCTCCTGTTCCTAAAGTGCTTTTTTGTCGTGGTAAAATAACATCATATGGGTTTAAAtcaacatgagagagagagagagagagagagagagagagagagagagagagagagagagaNNNNNNNNNNNNNNNNNNNNNNNNNagagagagagagagagagagagagagagagagagagagacagagagagagagagagagagtaaataaTGATGAATATTTCCTGTAAGATCTATATCCATTCAGAACATTTTGGTTCTGTAAACTCGTCATGCGTTCACGTCAAGACCgagcataaaacaaacacacggTCCATTTAAAGCACAACACAAAAGCATCAAAAGGCtttcagaaaacaaactgtttatgtCTGAAGTTTCTTTCAGCAACGGCATTAAACAGGAACAGGTTGTAACAGGAACGAAGACTTTGGTGGGCCTGATAATAAATGCTTCGTGCAGGTCTTATGGTGCGGATTTCCTGCCATCCATCCATTCctccgacacacacacacacacattacacatcaCCCTCGCAACCCAATATTAGCCGACCAACGGTCTGTTGCAAAAGATAAAATATAcctgtgtttttgttatttttttaagcaGACGACAGTATGATGTGACTTCAAACAAACAGtatgataataaaaaaacggtcaaaagtttaggatcacttactcattctttatttatattttcccaCAATTTAGAATAACGGTAAACCCAACAAATctataaaataacacaattgttgtgactaaaagcatccaaaataaatggattttatattttagcatctatTGTAGTCACTCTTTGCCACAATGATTGACATTTTCTCAACCTGAGAAgctttttaaaagtattgaAGGATTTTCCATTTGTGCTGGAGTCTTATGGCTGCTTTTATTCAATATTTGGTCCAAGTCATCcatttgcaaaaatattttttgctataAAAAAGTGtatcgtttttattttaatgaaagaaatgttCTTTTTGTCTACAAACGTTGTTTAAAACATTGAAACATACACCTTTTTaaagatcatgagaaacattttagaCAAGTCTTTTCCAGTAGTGTATGTAATATATGGCTAAATGATTTTCACATTGGGCGCTTTTGATCAATTAAATTGTGCTTCACGTGCTGTTCATTTCTGACATTCAGTTAACATTAACAACATACTAAAATGATGAAGGACTCGACCCAACAGCCTCTGCCCATCACATGTGAACCCAAAACTCAAAAACCTCATCAGCAGCGTCACCACACTAAATCCATCCTCACATTCCTCAACACTGTAAACGAAGGGACACGCTTCACATTTTCCAGCAACATCTTTTCCACGCGGTGTGAAATATGTCCCTTTCTGACCTCCGTTGTCAGGACATTTATAGAACGGTCGCAAATACTTCACATCAACAGTCGGAAACACGGACGGGTGACCCTTCCTCCTTTCCTGTTACAGTCGCTACACTGCTATGGTTTCGGGAGGAAAGTTCAGAGAACTAAATATGCAAATCCACCTAACATTCCATCATATGCACAGTAAACAAATAATATAGTGAAATATTTCCCACAGTAAAGTTCAAGGTCAAGTCGGTTGGATCTTAACACAAACCATACAGACAAAATAAAGTCCAGCTATGCTATAAAGcaagatttatttattaataaatcatttttattttattttgtaagtgcaaaaattgtcatgaaaatagtGTCAAGTATTTGGTAATATTTTAGTAATAGacgattttattttaaacgtttcaaaaatcatgtcttttattttgttttcatgtttttattgtgtcagttaagctgtattttttgagtcaTTGTTACTTAATCAAAATGACTCAAATCCcaaatgcagtttgattgatattactcggaatgcacaataaaaacatgattattgaaaatgtttgaaaatcgatttatttgtttttgcaaacaaactcttcaaTTGCAAGTATTTACAACATTTACAGATTTGTTTATGCTAAGTATCCTTTGATTTTAGGGTAAAACTGTCAGAAACTGATATGCACCCAATAGCcgataaatgtaattttgctGATCAATGTCAACAATTGAGATGCAGACGTGAGATTTTCACCTTAGGAGAGCATCTGAAGTGCAGGCCGGGCACTGGAAGAGTTGTGACGTACATGGTGATGCATCTGTACAGGTACAGCGTCCCCACGATGAAGCAAAAACGCCGACCCACGATTGACCTGTGAAAGGCAAGTTTTCTGGTTGAATACGTCTCAAAATAATCTCACAACTACAAACATTCAATCTACACATCACGGTTAGAGACGTGTGTAAACTCACTTGTGTTTCAGGAGACTCCACTGTACAATCCACAGGATCATCAGAATCATTCCGTTTATCTCACACACGGTGAATGCCCACCCCACTCGCTCAAAAACGTCAAAGAACTTGTCAGGGAGCGGCGGAGTTTCCTCCTTAGGAGGCACGCGCTCGTGGACCACCGAAATGATGACGGTGGTCATTGCGAAGCAGAATAAAGCGTACACGAGGGCCACCGCCGTCTTCCCCCACTCGGCGGGGAACTGAGGAGAAGTGGCTTCAGGTATGGCGATCTTCACCAGCTCTTTATGGAAGCCATTTGCCGCACCGTTCCTCAGAACCTTGCTGGCATTCCCGTCGTGACTCAAGACCACGTGCCCGTTGGCGTGTCCGTTCTTGTGCGCATCGATGTGATGTTCCATCTTGAGCGTCTCCATCTTTTCCAGGAGGTGCCTGCCGCCGTCCGACGTGACCCTGGAGAGTGGGGGTCTCTGGAAATCATCCGCGGTGAGATTTAACAAAGCCGCCCCGTCACAGTTCCTCAAAGGTTCCGCGTATTCCTGCAAGCCCTGATCCGTCAGCCAGACGGAGACCGTCTCCTCCGACCACAGCACGACTTTATTCATCCCAGCCCTGGAGCTCGCAGAAGAGAGGTGGAACATCACACACGGATGCTTTCTCCTGCGCTCGTCATCTTGAGACCAGCGGATGGCCGCTGCCTTACAAACGCCTCACACGCATGTTCTGTAAAGAAAAAACAGGGAAAGTTCATTCTGAACTGTTCAGGCAGTACAGGATATATGAAACATGTCAAAGCTTGTCGCAGGAAGTAAATCATCGTTGCAGTTGTTCCTTTTCACACCTCCATACTTTTCTTTTAATTTCTCCTAAACGATTTTAGGTTGAAATGAAACACAAGTGAAAGACATTTTCTTCTGAAGAAGCAGAGAAATCCAGAGAAACGAACGTCCAGCGAGCTGTTCAGCACAGTGAAACAACTGTCTGAAAGCACGTGTAACTGTACTTACAACCTTCATTTTCCTCCAGAGCAGACTTTACATTCCCCGCAGGAGCGCCGGCTTTAATCCTGCCGTATTCTCTGACAGACAAACACTGAGTTGAGGAGCACACGCATCAGCCAAACGTAGGTGTTTCTGAGGGTGTGGCTGAGCTGTTTGCATTACAACAGCAGGGGGAAGGGAATCTATCCGTCACACACAACATCTGGCTTGTGTTAGTGAGGATCCAGGCCACCGTGATTTCACCGGTTGAGCTGTAGGGAGTGTTTCTGActccacaaaaaaatattttttcattataacTCATTCCAAAACAAGGACCATGTTCtttgaatcatttaaatatCTACATGAGAGGTTTTTGGGGATGAACATGCTAGACTGTTCGGCAGGGTCGAAAGAGCCCACCCACCCTGAGAGGAAAAGTTTATTGCACCTTTATGTCTCAGGAGATTGGATAGAGTTTTCAGTTGTGTTTCGTTGAAATATCAACTTCATCTCAAAAGTGTTTTCCTTAAATTGCTTaggagaaaaaacaaacaaatgagacTGGAATTgctaaaggggtcatatgacagggctaaaacgaatattatcgtttggtttagatgtaatgcaatgtgtgtaccgtgtgatttaaggttcaaaaactagggctgcacgatatatcGGAAAATTATCGTTATATCGATAATAGTATATGCGATATCCATATCGCAGAGAGTTGCGATAAATTAAATTAGTTTCATGTGtcaatcatttgtgtgttgcatGCTTAGATTGTCCAAATTCGACCAATCAGAAGGGGCATTACTATCTTTATACCCGCCAAGTAGGTGCTATTATACTATTGGCTAGATCGCGGGCCCAAAGGTGAACCTAGCGGCTCAAAGCAGAGAGaggaaaataaatatggcaGGAATAGAGACGAGCGAGGAAAATGACAGCGACGAACTTGTGCCTAAAAAGAACGGTACGTTACGTCTGAAATATGGCAATAATTTGCaaggctcgacattaacgcttgtccgggacaagtaaatgttttgtatgggca
This genomic window from Triplophysa rosa linkage group LG18, Trosa_1v2, whole genome shotgun sequence contains:
- the sgms1b gene encoding phosphatidylcholine:ceramide cholinephosphotransferase 1, with the translated sequence MFHLSSASSRAGMNKVVLWSEETVSVWLTDQGLQEYAEPLRNCDGAALLNLTADDFQRPPLSRVTSDGGRHLLEKMETLKMEHHIDAHKNGHANGHVVLSHDGNASKVLRNGAANGFHKELVKIAIPEATSPQFPAEWGKTAVALVYALFCFAMTTVIISVVHERVPPKEETPPLPDKFFDVFERVGWAFTVCEINGMILMILWIVQWSLLKHKSIVGRRFCFIVGTLYLYRCITMYVTTLPVPGLHFRCSPKVHGDWESQMRRVMKMIAGGGLTITGSHNLCGDYLYSGHTVMLTLTYLFMKEYSPRRFWWYHWGCWALCAVGVFCILLAHDHYTIDVVVAYFIATRLFWWYHTMANQQALKETAQTNFFTRVWWYRFFRYLEENVPGVVPRSFVKPFSWRSLQWGHVKYTRIDSD